The following are encoded in a window of Nakamurella sp. A5-74 genomic DNA:
- the ugpC gene encoding sn-glycerol-3-phosphate ABC transporter ATP-binding protein UgpC, with translation MAQVEYDAASRVYPGNPPVRAVDQLSLKITDGEFLVLVGPSGSGKSTALRMLAGLEDINEGRILIGDRDVTNVPPKNRDIAMVFQSYALYPHMTVADNMGFALKLRGVNKTEIASKVREAAGLLDLEKYLDRKPKALSGGQRQRVAMGRAIVREPSVFLMDEPLSNLDAKLRVETRANIAELQARLGTTTVYVTHDQVEAMTMGHRVAVLKDGLLQQCDTPRTLYDRPQNVFVAGFMGSPAMNIMQLPLASDGVKLGETVVPLTRDVLSEASSAGLSSVTFGVRPENLVLGSTGIPVTVDLVEELGADSYVHGHGPDGERLVIRTDARVQLSQGAVVRATVQDGDHVHVFNSETGERLKASGAVTPDSSPAAGTAASLIK, from the coding sequence ATGGCACAGGTCGAATACGACGCCGCCTCCCGCGTGTACCCCGGCAACCCGCCGGTGCGCGCTGTCGATCAGCTCAGCCTCAAGATCACCGACGGCGAGTTCCTCGTCCTCGTCGGACCGTCCGGGTCGGGCAAGTCGACGGCTCTGCGCATGCTGGCCGGTCTCGAGGACATCAACGAAGGCCGCATCCTCATCGGCGACCGCGACGTCACCAACGTCCCGCCGAAGAACCGCGACATCGCGATGGTCTTCCAGAGCTACGCGCTGTACCCGCACATGACGGTTGCCGACAACATGGGCTTCGCGCTCAAGCTGCGCGGCGTCAACAAGACGGAGATCGCCTCCAAGGTGCGCGAGGCTGCCGGCCTGCTCGACCTGGAGAAGTACCTGGACCGCAAGCCCAAGGCGCTCTCCGGTGGCCAGCGTCAGCGTGTCGCCATGGGTCGCGCGATCGTGCGTGAGCCTTCCGTGTTCCTCATGGACGAGCCGCTGTCGAACCTCGACGCCAAGCTGCGCGTCGAGACCCGCGCCAACATCGCCGAGCTCCAGGCCCGCCTGGGCACCACCACCGTCTACGTCACCCACGACCAGGTCGAGGCCATGACGATGGGCCACCGGGTCGCGGTGCTCAAGGACGGTCTGCTGCAGCAGTGCGACACCCCGCGGACGCTCTACGACCGCCCGCAGAACGTCTTCGTCGCCGGCTTCATGGGCTCCCCGGCCATGAACATCATGCAGCTGCCGTTGGCCTCCGACGGCGTCAAGCTCGGCGAGACCGTCGTCCCGCTGACGCGTGACGTGCTCTCCGAGGCGAGCAGTGCGGGCCTGTCGTCGGTCACCTTCGGCGTCCGTCCGGAGAACCTGGTCCTGGGCAGCACCGGCATCCCGGTGACGGTCGACCTCGTCGAGGAGCTCGGCGCCGACTCCTACGTCCACGGCCACGGCCCGGACGGCGAGCGCCTCGTCATCCGCACCGACGCACGGGTACAGCTGAGCCAGGGCGCTGTCGTCCGGGCCACCGTGCAGGACGGCGACCACGTGCACGTCTTCAACTCCGAGACCGGTGAGCGCCTCAAGGCGTCCGGTGCCGTCACCCCGGACTCCTCGCCGGCGGCCGGTACCGCAGCTTCGCTCATCAAGTAG
- a CDS encoding Ca2+-dependent phosphoinositide-specific phospholipase C: MVHRPTRARRLLATVAVGAVVAAGLIGGAGASQAQSPALAAPMASGTDKLNDVYYTLQHNTFDYGSTLTGWLDQGLRSVELDIIDKEDWENDANGPYVSHDGSSANKNCSANPDRLGNCLRDLAAWQTSHPGTGPLIVFVDLKASWDPANAWQADEVDLLDAKVRSILGSRMYTAAELFTYATGNAWTPGGTTLRNAVNTAGWPALSALDNRIVVAYTGGRIGFANQTQSDGIAHILAASRLPSGFFCPDVEADPSELDPGATVDGMTLATSQVAVCSNLKSQDNYQVTANRSATRKQLLHLWGDHVFGADSAAYNMLAVAHGASAIGRESDAVDTHRGLIPPVGKRRSLPGYFQLRPDSAPANCLTIDGAGTSNGTAAKIAACSSSTAQRFVWTAEGQLRPQHDNPGCLDISGGTAGAGKKIHLWDCDGGDSEKWTIDATGVVRAFTSQSWCLTIAGGGSSIGTQFTTATCSGTAGQKFTLTPVAGWAQTNF, from the coding sequence ATGGTCCACCGCCCGACCCGAGCCCGCCGCCTTCTCGCCACCGTCGCAGTCGGTGCCGTGGTCGCCGCCGGCCTGATCGGCGGGGCCGGGGCGTCCCAGGCCCAGTCGCCGGCGCTGGCCGCGCCCATGGCCTCCGGGACGGACAAGCTCAACGACGTCTACTACACGTTGCAGCACAATACGTTCGACTACGGCAGCACGCTCACCGGCTGGCTCGATCAGGGCCTGCGATCGGTCGAGCTGGACATCATCGACAAGGAGGACTGGGAGAACGACGCGAACGGTCCCTACGTCTCCCACGACGGTTCGTCGGCGAACAAGAACTGCAGCGCGAACCCGGACCGGCTCGGCAACTGCCTCCGCGACCTGGCCGCCTGGCAGACGAGCCACCCCGGCACCGGGCCGCTGATCGTGTTCGTGGACCTCAAGGCGTCGTGGGATCCGGCGAACGCCTGGCAGGCCGACGAGGTCGATCTGCTGGACGCGAAGGTCCGCAGCATCCTCGGCAGCCGGATGTACACCGCTGCCGAGCTGTTCACCTATGCCACCGGCAACGCCTGGACTCCCGGCGGGACCACCTTGCGGAACGCCGTCAACACGGCGGGCTGGCCGGCACTCTCGGCCCTCGACAACCGCATCGTGGTCGCCTACACCGGCGGCCGGATCGGCTTCGCCAACCAGACCCAGAGCGACGGCATCGCCCACATCCTGGCTGCGTCCCGGCTCCCGTCCGGCTTCTTCTGCCCGGACGTCGAGGCCGATCCGAGCGAGCTCGATCCGGGCGCGACGGTCGACGGGATGACGCTCGCCACCTCACAGGTGGCGGTCTGCAGCAACCTCAAGTCGCAGGACAACTATCAGGTGACAGCCAACCGGTCGGCGACCCGCAAGCAGTTGCTGCACCTGTGGGGCGATCACGTCTTCGGCGCCGACTCGGCTGCGTACAACATGCTTGCCGTCGCCCATGGGGCCAGCGCCATCGGTCGCGAATCCGACGCCGTCGACACTCATCGCGGTCTGATCCCGCCGGTCGGCAAGCGCCGATCGCTGCCCGGCTACTTCCAGCTGCGACCGGACTCCGCACCGGCAAACTGCCTCACGATCGACGGCGCCGGCACCTCCAACGGCACCGCCGCCAAGATCGCCGCCTGCTCCAGTTCGACGGCCCAGCGGTTCGTCTGGACCGCCGAGGGGCAGCTGCGACCCCAGCACGACAACCCCGGCTGCCTGGACATCTCCGGCGGTACTGCGGGCGCCGGCAAGAAGATCCATCTCTGGGACTGCGACGGCGGCGACAGCGAGAAGTGGACGATCGACGCGACCGGGGTGGTGCGCGCCTTCACGAGTCAGTCCTGGTGCCTGACGATCGCCGGCGGCGGCAGCTCGATCGGGACGCAGTTCACCACGGCGACCTGCTCCGGCACCGCCGGTCAGAAGTTCACCCTGACCCCGGTCGCCGGCTGGGCGCAGACCAACTTCTGA
- a CDS encoding metal ABC transporter permease has protein sequence MAAPTGFATVEWFSIDGIREVLPYVTGSLFAGLILGIVAGVIGPMIQARDLAFAVHGSSELSFAGGAAALLLFGGGVAAASTATIVGVGSIVGSVIAAVLFGVLGAKARERNSAIGVILPFGLGLGVLFLFLHPGRAANKFGLLVGQIVAVDTTQIWLLAAVAVVVLGVLAAIWRPLFFASVDPDVAVARGVPTRLLSALFMIVLGLAVAMAVQIVGAILVLSLLITPTAAASRVTASPAMVTLLSVLFAVFSAVGGIILSLTPELPISPCVTTLSFLIYLVCRVIGAARHRRGWNTRTPAPTAAAEPVAAAA, from the coding sequence ATGGCCGCCCCCACCGGCTTCGCCACCGTCGAGTGGTTCTCCATCGACGGCATCCGCGAGGTGCTGCCCTACGTCACCGGGTCGCTGTTCGCCGGTCTGATCCTGGGCATCGTCGCCGGGGTCATCGGCCCGATGATCCAGGCACGCGACCTGGCCTTCGCTGTGCACGGCAGCTCCGAGCTGTCGTTCGCGGGCGGAGCCGCTGCGCTGCTGCTGTTCGGCGGCGGTGTCGCTGCCGCGAGCACGGCGACGATCGTCGGGGTCGGCTCCATCGTCGGTTCGGTGATCGCGGCGGTGCTGTTCGGTGTGTTGGGGGCGAAGGCCAGGGAACGGAACTCGGCGATCGGCGTCATCCTGCCGTTCGGTCTCGGCCTCGGGGTGCTGTTCCTGTTCCTCCACCCGGGTCGCGCGGCCAACAAGTTCGGCCTGCTGGTCGGCCAGATCGTCGCCGTCGACACCACCCAGATCTGGTTGCTGGCAGCGGTCGCGGTGGTCGTGCTCGGGGTGCTGGCGGCGATCTGGCGGCCGCTGTTCTTCGCCTCGGTCGATCCCGATGTCGCTGTGGCACGGGGTGTTCCGACGCGACTGCTGTCCGCACTGTTCATGATCGTGCTGGGCCTGGCGGTGGCGATGGCGGTGCAGATCGTCGGCGCGATCCTGGTGCTCTCGCTGCTGATCACGCCGACTGCCGCTGCGAGCCGGGTCACCGCATCGCCCGCCATGGTGACGTTGCTGTCGGTGCTCTTCGCAGTCTTCTCGGCGGTCGGCGGGATCATCCTGTCGCTCACCCCGGAGCTGCCGATCTCGCCCTGTGTCACCACGCTGTCGTTCCTGATCTACCTGGTGTGCCGGGTGATCGGGGCGGCGCGGCATCGTCGGGGCTGGAACACCCGCACTCCCGCTCCCACTGCCGCCGCCGAGCCGGTCGCCGCTGCTGCCTGA
- a CDS encoding serine hydrolase domain-containing protein — protein sequence MNHDVDRVHLVGESCRRTFAERVESGTSPGAGWAVFVGGTVIAAGGAGVVTPGGTPVTADTAFRIASCTKSFTAAMALRLRDRGLLDLDAPIDRHLDLGPSSGHDDRIPTVAQLLSMAGGLPGDDPWADRQESLGRDEFRTLLSAGVRFARPPGVSFEYSNLGFAMVGAAIERVTGRDFTELVTADLLRAGGFGGIGFDSAVADVDGVAIGHRRLDGTWLALPFSDPGAFSPIGGVFASASALARWAGWLVTAGTDEGLQEDDAEQILSAASRRDMQQPHTATGAAGRDYALGLVTEDGRHGRIVSHSGGYPGFGSHMRWHAATGIGIVGLENARYSGAVTAVTTLLDAVLDALVVPDAVPTLWPETIAARLSLESLLRQWDPVVADALFSDNVDLDEPLPRRVAEIGRLADAVGLAGSAPVTLEHASPRSTSPANLSWTSPGRTGLLRCAISLTPQSPPRVQTLSVHQV from the coding sequence GTGAACCATGACGTCGACCGCGTGCACCTGGTCGGGGAGAGTTGCCGGCGCACCTTCGCCGAGCGGGTGGAGTCGGGCACCTCGCCCGGTGCGGGTTGGGCGGTGTTCGTCGGCGGTACGGTGATCGCTGCCGGCGGGGCGGGCGTCGTCACGCCGGGAGGAACACCCGTCACTGCCGACACGGCGTTCCGGATCGCTTCGTGCACCAAGAGTTTCACCGCTGCGATGGCGCTGCGGCTGCGTGACCGGGGGCTGCTGGACCTCGATGCACCCATCGATCGTCACCTGGACCTCGGTCCGTCCTCGGGTCATGACGACAGGATCCCCACCGTCGCGCAGTTGCTGTCGATGGCGGGCGGACTGCCGGGAGACGATCCCTGGGCCGATCGTCAGGAGTCGTTGGGTCGCGACGAATTCCGGACCCTCCTTTCGGCGGGTGTGCGCTTCGCCCGTCCGCCCGGCGTCAGTTTCGAGTACTCCAACCTCGGCTTCGCGATGGTGGGTGCCGCGATCGAACGGGTCACCGGACGCGACTTCACCGAGCTCGTCACCGCAGATCTGTTGCGCGCCGGTGGGTTCGGCGGAATCGGGTTCGACTCGGCAGTCGCCGACGTCGATGGCGTGGCGATCGGCCATCGTCGACTCGACGGCACATGGCTCGCGCTCCCGTTCAGCGACCCCGGTGCGTTCTCCCCGATCGGCGGAGTGTTCGCCTCGGCGTCCGCGCTGGCCCGGTGGGCGGGTTGGCTGGTGACGGCCGGGACGGACGAGGGACTGCAGGAGGACGACGCGGAGCAGATCCTGTCCGCCGCGAGCAGGCGCGACATGCAGCAACCGCACACCGCGACCGGTGCGGCGGGTCGTGACTACGCTTTGGGGCTGGTGACCGAGGACGGGCGGCACGGGCGGATCGTCAGCCACTCGGGCGGTTATCCCGGGTTCGGCTCCCACATGCGCTGGCATGCGGCGACCGGCATCGGGATCGTCGGGCTCGAGAACGCTCGCTATTCCGGCGCAGTGACCGCGGTGACGACACTGCTCGACGCGGTGCTCGATGCGCTTGTCGTCCCCGACGCGGTGCCCACTCTCTGGCCGGAGACCATCGCGGCCAGACTGAGCCTCGAATCGCTGCTGCGGCAATGGGATCCGGTGGTTGCCGACGCGTTGTTCAGCGACAACGTCGATCTCGACGAGCCGTTGCCGAGACGTGTCGCCGAGATCGGGCGGCTGGCGGACGCCGTCGGACTGGCCGGCTCCGCGCCGGTGACGCTCGAACACGCCTCGCCGCGCAGCACCTCGCCGGCGAACCTGAGCTGGACGTCCCCAGGGCGGACGGGGCTGCTGCGCTGCGCGATCAGCCTGACGCCGCAGAGCCCGCCCCGGGTGCAGACGCTCTCGGTGCACCAGGTCTGA
- a CDS encoding zinc ABC transporter substrate-binding protein — MTVLPRRHSVRLLGITLTAGSLLLAGCGSSEPATTSPSAGSAGSAGATSPIPVVASTNVYSSVVSIIGGDRVDVTSIIADPSADPHSFEADPQTQVAIAKAKIVIANGGGYDDFVGTMVKATNTSPTQIDVVELSGLEKSAPVEDGKAFNEHVFYSTAAMRTLSAELVKDLSALDTAGASTFAANAREFDAGLAAIDQRTGAIKAAHPGSLKAVVTEPVADYLLAAAGFQDVTPKDFAEAIEEENDPSVKDLADIDKLVSGKQVQLVAYNEQTSGPVVEQVRSAAEKAGVPVLPVTETFPEGVTDYLAWINGTLDTLEKELG; from the coding sequence GTGACTGTTCTTCCCCGCCGGCATTCTGTGCGCCTGCTCGGCATCACCCTGACCGCCGGATCCCTGTTGCTCGCCGGCTGCGGCTCGAGTGAACCGGCCACCACGTCGCCGTCCGCCGGCTCCGCGGGCAGTGCCGGCGCCACGTCGCCGATCCCGGTCGTCGCCTCGACCAACGTCTACAGCTCGGTGGTCAGCATCATCGGCGGGGACCGGGTCGATGTCACCTCGATCATCGCCGATCCGTCGGCCGACCCGCACTCGTTCGAGGCCGACCCACAGACCCAGGTGGCGATCGCGAAGGCCAAGATCGTCATTGCCAACGGTGGTGGCTACGACGACTTCGTCGGGACCATGGTCAAGGCCACCAACACCTCCCCGACCCAGATCGACGTCGTCGAGCTGTCCGGGCTCGAGAAGTCGGCACCTGTCGAGGACGGCAAGGCGTTCAACGAGCACGTCTTCTACTCGACTGCTGCGATGCGCACCCTCTCCGCCGAGCTGGTCAAGGACCTCAGCGCTCTCGACACGGCCGGCGCCTCGACCTTCGCGGCCAACGCAAGGGAGTTCGACGCCGGCCTGGCCGCCATCGACCAGCGCACCGGAGCCATCAAGGCGGCGCACCCGGGAAGCCTGAAGGCCGTCGTCACCGAGCCGGTCGCCGACTACCTGCTCGCAGCGGCAGGCTTCCAGGACGTGACGCCGAAGGACTTCGCCGAAGCGATCGAGGAGGAGAACGACCCGTCGGTGAAGGACCTGGCTGACATCGACAAGCTGGTCAGCGGCAAGCAGGTGCAGTTGGTCGCCTACAACGAGCAGACCTCGGGCCCGGTCGTCGAGCAGGTCAGGTCCGCGGCGGAGAAGGCCGGGGTGCCGGTGCTGCCGGTCACCGAGACGTTCCCCGAGGGCGTCACCGACTATCTGGCGTGGATCAACGGCACGCTCGACACCCTGGAGAAGGAACTCGGATGA
- a CDS encoding metal ABC transporter ATP-binding protein: MTSSDAGPNHRSGARSAAGTRTRPRPARGVADSDDATGSHPRYAMMDDVPVTPPPTEAPVVGSAAALATAPAVSLRGAALSFGSRILWAGLDLDVAAGEFVVVLGPNGAGKTSLLKVLLGQQPLSAGTAEINGRPVRTGSSRIGYIPQQRAFDPGLPVRARDLVGLGIDGHRWGFGLPSRSRSRAIDAALASVGASAFADAPVGLLSGGEQQRLRIAQALITDPHVLLCDEPLLSLDLTHQQAVSDLIDRRRTESQTAVVFVTHEINPVLRMVDRVIYLVDGKFRIGTPDEVMTTAVLSELYGSHIEVLRAEGRIIVLGTDSHVHHHDENGTH; encoded by the coding sequence ATGACGTCGTCCGACGCCGGGCCGAATCACCGGTCGGGCGCCCGTTCGGCCGCCGGGACCCGCACCCGCCCCCGTCCTGCGCGTGGTGTTGCCGACAGTGATGATGCGACCGGTTCCCATCCCCGATACGCCATGATGGACGACGTGCCCGTCACCCCGCCGCCCACCGAGGCACCGGTCGTGGGATCGGCCGCCGCGCTGGCCACTGCTCCGGCCGTCTCGCTCCGCGGCGCCGCCCTGTCCTTCGGCAGCCGGATCCTCTGGGCCGGCCTCGATCTGGACGTCGCCGCCGGCGAGTTCGTGGTCGTCCTCGGCCCCAACGGCGCCGGCAAGACCAGCCTGCTGAAGGTCCTGCTCGGCCAGCAACCGCTGTCGGCCGGGACCGCGGAGATCAACGGCCGTCCGGTCCGGACGGGGTCGTCGCGGATCGGCTACATCCCCCAGCAACGCGCGTTCGATCCCGGGTTGCCGGTCCGTGCCCGTGACCTCGTGGGTCTGGGCATCGACGGCCACCGCTGGGGATTCGGTCTGCCGTCCCGCTCCCGCAGCCGCGCCATCGACGCAGCGCTCGCGTCGGTCGGCGCGTCCGCGTTCGCCGACGCACCTGTGGGGCTGCTGTCCGGTGGCGAGCAGCAGCGGCTGCGGATCGCGCAAGCACTGATCACCGATCCGCACGTGCTGCTCTGCGACGAGCCGCTGCTGAGCCTGGACCTCACCCACCAGCAGGCCGTCAGCGACCTGATCGACCGGCGGCGCACCGAGTCGCAGACAGCGGTCGTGTTCGTCACCCACGAGATCAATCCGGTGCTCCGGATGGTCGACCGGGTGATCTACCTGGTCGACGGGAAGTTCCGCATCGGCACACCCGACGAGGTGATGACCACCGCTGTGCTCTCCGAGCTCTACGGCAGCCACATCGAGGTACTGCGCGCAGAAGGACGGATCATCGTGCTCGGCACCGACAGCCACGTGCACCATCACGACGAGAACGGGACCCACTGA
- the cysS gene encoding cysteine--tRNA ligase, with the protein MTLHLYDTATRSVRPFVPLVAGEVTLYHCGATVQSAPHIGHLRGAGIVYDVLRRWLEWSGMHVTQVRNVTDIDDKILAKAAEAGRPWWAHAALNEQLFSDAYRALGCLSPTIEPRATGHIPQIVELIDELIRTDAAYAADGDVYFAVRSQDDYGFLSGQKIDELSQGESGGKGKRDAADFTLWKAAKPGEPHWSSPWGPGRPGWHIECSAMARTYLGDTFDIHGGGLDLVFPHHENEAAQSHGAGLPFARHWMHSFWVTQAGEKMSKSLGNTMTVEAITQLVRAIELRYYLLSVHYRSSIEYSEGALQDAAKAFGRIEGLVRRVADRFGEVTIDEDLPADFVTAMDDDLGVPRALAVVHDHVHAGNSALDGGDEEAAHAIASSVRSMLAVLGLDPYDPAWQGGTAASETDAVLAALVEQLLQARRDARAGKDFARSDAIRDQLSAAGIVVEDGASGSTWTIGRS; encoded by the coding sequence GTGACCCTGCACCTCTACGACACCGCTACCCGCAGCGTGCGGCCCTTCGTGCCGCTCGTTGCCGGCGAGGTCACCCTGTACCACTGCGGCGCGACCGTGCAGTCGGCTCCGCACATCGGCCACCTGCGTGGTGCCGGCATCGTCTACGACGTCCTGCGGCGGTGGCTGGAGTGGTCCGGGATGCACGTCACCCAGGTCCGCAACGTCACCGACATCGACGACAAGATTCTCGCCAAGGCCGCCGAAGCAGGACGTCCCTGGTGGGCCCATGCCGCGCTCAACGAGCAGCTGTTCTCGGATGCCTACCGGGCCCTCGGCTGCCTGTCACCGACCATCGAACCCCGGGCCACGGGGCACATCCCGCAGATCGTCGAGCTGATCGACGAGCTGATCCGCACGGACGCTGCCTATGCCGCCGACGGCGACGTCTACTTCGCGGTGCGCAGCCAGGACGACTACGGCTTCCTGTCCGGTCAGAAGATCGACGAGCTCTCGCAGGGCGAGTCCGGGGGCAAGGGCAAACGCGACGCTGCCGACTTCACCCTCTGGAAGGCCGCGAAACCCGGTGAACCGCACTGGAGCTCCCCGTGGGGACCAGGGCGCCCCGGCTGGCACATCGAGTGCTCGGCGATGGCGCGGACCTACCTGGGCGACACCTTCGACATCCACGGCGGTGGTCTCGATCTGGTGTTCCCGCACCACGAGAACGAGGCCGCCCAGTCGCACGGTGCGGGCCTCCCGTTCGCGCGTCACTGGATGCACTCGTTCTGGGTGACCCAGGCCGGCGAGAAGATGTCGAAGTCGCTCGGCAACACCATGACTGTCGAAGCGATCACCCAGCTCGTCCGGGCGATCGAGTTGCGCTACTACCTGCTGAGCGTTCACTACCGCAGTTCCATCGAGTACTCCGAAGGTGCGCTGCAGGACGCTGCCAAGGCGTTCGGGCGGATCGAGGGACTGGTGCGACGGGTCGCCGATCGCTTCGGCGAGGTGACGATCGACGAGGACCTGCCCGCCGACTTCGTGACGGCGATGGACGACGATCTCGGCGTCCCGCGGGCGCTCGCGGTGGTGCACGACCACGTCCATGCAGGCAACAGCGCGCTCGACGGCGGTGACGAGGAGGCGGCGCACGCGATCGCCTCCAGCGTGCGCTCGATGCTCGCGGTGCTGGGCCTCGACCCGTACGACCCCGCGTGGCAGGGTGGCACCGCCGCCTCCGAGACGGATGCCGTGCTCGCCGCACTGGTCGAGCAGCTGCTGCAGGCCCGCCGGGATGCGCGCGCCGGCAAGGATTTCGCCCGCTCGGATGCCATTCGGGACCAACTCTCCGCTGCCGGGATCGTCGTCGAGGACGGCGCATCCGGCTCCACCTGGACGATCGGAAGGTCCTGA
- the rlmB gene encoding 23S rRNA (guanosine(2251)-2'-O)-methyltransferase RlmB, with translation MAGNSQRRGAIRKGKKGAAVGSGGQARRALKPKGPTPAATERTGHPAARRSALAAKRADNGSRVATRRAKELPETVVGRNPVVEALRAGVPATALYVAQGLQADDRVTEAIQTAAGKGIALLEISRPELDRLTDRAIHQGLALQVPPYTYAHPDDLLKIAQESGAPALLVAVDGVTDPRNLGAIVRSAAAFGAHGVLVPERRSAGMTASAWRTSAGTAARLRVARCTNLVRTLKEWADGGIMVVGLDADGTIDTDSFELATDPLVLVVGSEGRGLARLTRTVCDATISIPMSRSVESLNASVAAGVVLAEVARRRRANGV, from the coding sequence ATGGCCGGCAACTCACAACGACGCGGTGCGATCCGCAAGGGCAAGAAGGGTGCGGCGGTCGGCTCCGGCGGGCAGGCCCGCCGGGCGCTGAAGCCCAAGGGGCCGACCCCGGCCGCCACCGAGCGCACCGGGCATCCGGCGGCGCGCCGCTCTGCGCTGGCTGCCAAGCGCGCCGACAACGGCAGCCGGGTCGCCACCCGGAGGGCCAAGGAGCTGCCGGAGACGGTGGTCGGCCGCAACCCGGTGGTCGAGGCCCTGCGGGCGGGTGTCCCGGCCACTGCGCTGTACGTCGCCCAGGGCTTGCAGGCCGACGACCGGGTCACCGAAGCGATCCAGACAGCGGCCGGCAAAGGTATTGCGCTGCTGGAGATCTCGCGTCCGGAGCTCGACCGACTCACGGATCGCGCGATCCACCAGGGCCTGGCATTGCAGGTGCCGCCGTACACCTACGCGCATCCGGACGATCTGCTGAAGATCGCCCAGGAGTCCGGCGCCCCGGCGCTGCTGGTCGCGGTGGACGGCGTCACCGATCCCCGCAACCTCGGGGCGATCGTCCGCTCGGCCGCGGCGTTCGGTGCGCACGGAGTGCTCGTTCCGGAACGTCGATCCGCCGGTATGACCGCCTCGGCCTGGCGCACCTCCGCCGGCACCGCGGCCCGGCTGCGGGTCGCGCGCTGCACGAACCTCGTCCGCACGCTCAAGGAGTGGGCCGACGGCGGAATCATGGTCGTCGGGCTGGACGCCGACGGCACGATCGACACCGACTCGTTCGAGCTGGCCACCGATCCGCTGGTGCTGGTGGTCGGATCCGAGGGTCGCGGATTGGCCCGGCTCACCCGGACCGTCTGCGATGCAACGATTTCCATCCCGATGTCGCGCAGTGTCGAGTCGCTCAACGCATCCGTCGCGGCCGGCGTCGTGCTGGCCGAGGTCGCGCGACGCCGGCGGGCGAACGGGGTGTGA
- a CDS encoding extracellular solute-binding protein, protein MKKSVPLIAVLVAGGLTVSACGSSSTPAASGTTTPAPTSSAAGSPTSDGESSGPTGSSSAGGGEALPATTISVLAPSYADSSEADWKTIIGAFKKVQPNVTVDLQIEAWDGFSDKVAARIQAQDMPDILNDNNYGESADDLLYPVNEVMSPETLATIEPALLKNGVGTDGTQWAAPDIATSRLLVYNTDLFKKAGISAPPKTWTEMEDAATKLKAIGVAGYGMPLGKEEAQAESTLWLWGAGGTWIDGEGLKADTPAAAEGFTEMKKFIDGGLTQANPGSSNRQDVADLFNQGKVGMYVSHSGLTATTRDKFKDIKFAETPIPSKSGTPVGYGVTDFILAFNNKDEARKAATKSFLDFFYQEAQYGPWYKGTGLLPATTDAIASATTDDAVNAPFYQALKTVQFTPSGYKQWSALQSALQATAGKLQSASAADVLKEIQAQVDAAG, encoded by the coding sequence GTGAAGAAGTCCGTCCCCCTGATCGCAGTACTCGTTGCCGGTGGTCTCACCGTCAGCGCCTGCGGGTCGAGCAGCACCCCTGCCGCCAGCGGCACCACCACCCCGGCTCCGACCTCGTCGGCCGCCGGTAGCCCCACCTCGGATGGCGAGAGCTCCGGTCCCACCGGAAGTTCCAGCGCCGGCGGCGGTGAAGCCCTGCCTGCCACCACGATCTCCGTGCTGGCTCCGTCCTACGCCGATTCCAGCGAAGCCGACTGGAAGACCATCATCGGTGCCTTCAAGAAGGTCCAGCCGAACGTCACCGTCGACCTGCAGATCGAGGCGTGGGACGGGTTCTCGGACAAGGTTGCGGCCCGTATCCAGGCCCAGGACATGCCGGACATCCTGAACGACAACAACTACGGCGAATCCGCCGACGATCTGCTCTACCCGGTCAATGAAGTGATGAGCCCCGAGACGCTGGCCACCATCGAGCCCGCACTGCTCAAGAACGGCGTCGGCACCGACGGAACCCAGTGGGCCGCACCGGACATCGCCACCTCGCGGCTGCTGGTCTACAACACGGACCTGTTCAAGAAGGCGGGCATCAGTGCGCCGCCCAAGACCTGGACCGAGATGGAGGACGCAGCCACCAAGCTCAAGGCCATCGGTGTCGCCGGCTACGGCATGCCGCTGGGCAAGGAGGAGGCACAGGCCGAATCCACCCTGTGGCTGTGGGGCGCGGGCGGTACCTGGATCGACGGTGAGGGCCTCAAGGCCGACACCCCTGCTGCCGCCGAAGGTTTCACCGAGATGAAGAAGTTCATCGACGGCGGCCTGACCCAGGCGAACCCGGGTTCCTCGAACCGTCAGGATGTCGCCGATCTGTTCAACCAGGGCAAGGTCGGCATGTACGTCTCGCACTCGGGCCTGACCGCGACGACCCGCGACAAGTTCAAGGACATCAAGTTCGCGGAGACCCCGATCCCGTCGAAGAGCGGAACCCCGGTCGGCTACGGCGTCACCGACTTCATCCTCGCGTTCAACAACAAGGACGAGGCTCGCAAGGCCGCGACCAAGTCCTTCCTGGACTTCTTCTACCAGGAGGCCCAGTACGGACCTTGGTACAAGGGCACCGGTCTGCTGCCGGCGACCACCGACGCGATCGCCTCGGCCACCACGGACGACGCGGTGAACGCGCCGTTCTACCAGGCGCTGAAGACCGTCCAGTTCACCCCGAGCGGCTACAAGCAGTGGTCCGCCCTGCAGAGCGCGCTGCAGGCCACGGCCGGCAAGCTGCAGAGCGCGTCCGCCGCGGATGTCCTCAAGGAGATCCAGGCACAGGTCGACGCGGCCGGCTGA